One Sphingomonas sp. SUN039 genomic window carries:
- a CDS encoding TetR/AcrR family transcriptional regulator — translation MSSEAALAEAPPSAHDELRDAKRAAIVATARAAFFAQGYGATSMSSIAATVGGSKTTLWSHFRSKEELFAAVVDDIVERYGTALSIELPPGAPVAPTLEIFASALMATILSAPIIDLHRVVTGEAGRFPELAALFWERGPKRGKARLAAYFAAAMADGRLRAGDPMRAALQFVALCQAESFQPVILAMGPAPDAETIAREVTVAVESFLKIWAERAEH, via the coding sequence ATGTCATCCGAAGCTGCCCTCGCCGAAGCACCGCCGTCCGCGCACGACGAATTGCGCGACGCCAAGCGTGCCGCCATCGTCGCCACCGCGCGCGCGGCGTTTTTCGCGCAGGGCTATGGCGCGACCTCGATGTCGTCGATCGCGGCGACCGTCGGCGGGTCGAAAACCACGCTCTGGTCGCATTTCCGCAGCAAGGAAGAGCTGTTCGCCGCCGTCGTCGACGACATCGTCGAGCGTTATGGCACCGCGCTGTCGATCGAACTCCCGCCCGGGGCACCGGTCGCGCCCACGCTCGAAATCTTTGCGTCGGCGCTGATGGCGACGATCTTGTCCGCGCCGATTATCGATCTCCACCGCGTCGTCACCGGCGAGGCGGGGCGCTTTCCCGAGCTGGCCGCCCTGTTCTGGGAGCGCGGCCCCAAACGCGGCAAGGCGCGGCTCGCCGCCTATTTCGCCGCCGCCATGGCCGACGGGCGGCTCCGCGCGGGCGACCCGATGCGCGCCGCGCTGCAATTCGTCGCGCTGTGCCAGGCCGAAAGCTTCCAGCCCGTCATCCTCGCCATGGGCCCCGCCCCCGACGCCGAAACCATCGCCCGCGAGGTCACGGTAGCGGTGGAATCGTTCCTGAAAATATGGGCTGAGCGCGCCGAGCACTAA
- a CDS encoding type II restriction endonuclease yields MKRGHLSDYFEGVAVKTLSAVETDPSRSHQHEFGTTEKMRRFLGARQHKFEASYIWLSGEQESLPEYGSATMYDSRLNQPHRGAEWRIYYDTNAVTALMREGDTLFVAKRSDNHLIFIVVPQSSEILSQLLWLFGFEHQPGLRFVAAEFEGSEGGGLDFAARLILDEIGVEYEDPNANSLDSIIAQFGTTLPTTAIFSKLARDTLPEVDAFASPDLALMAWLDHEEAMFRRLERNVVRERIEQGFMSGSEVDVDGFLSFSLTVQNRRKSRMGLSFEHHLAALFDCHGLSCAHPGRTERGNKPDFIFPGQAAYADPAFPVDALTMLAAKSVCKERWRQVLPEADRITSKHLVTIEPGISPAQTDQMRAHDLQLVVPQALHSSYQPQQRQWLWQIADFIALVAERQATAG; encoded by the coding sequence ATGAAGCGAGGACATCTCTCCGATTACTTTGAGGGCGTTGCTGTCAAGACGTTGAGCGCCGTAGAGACTGATCCTAGCCGATCACATCAACACGAGTTCGGCACGACGGAAAAAATGCGACGCTTCCTTGGCGCAAGGCAGCACAAATTTGAAGCTTCGTACATTTGGCTGTCGGGTGAGCAGGAGTCGCTGCCCGAGTACGGTTCTGCGACGATGTATGATTCTCGTCTGAATCAGCCTCATCGAGGGGCGGAATGGCGGATCTACTACGACACTAACGCAGTCACCGCGCTTATGAGAGAGGGTGATACCCTCTTTGTAGCCAAGCGATCAGACAACCATCTGATCTTTATCGTCGTGCCACAAAGCAGTGAAATCCTGAGCCAGCTTCTGTGGCTATTTGGCTTCGAGCACCAGCCCGGCTTGCGCTTTGTTGCCGCTGAATTTGAAGGTAGCGAGGGCGGAGGTCTCGATTTTGCAGCGCGGTTGATTTTGGATGAGATCGGGGTCGAGTACGAAGATCCAAATGCCAACTCTCTAGATTCAATCATTGCCCAGTTTGGCACCACGCTTCCAACAACTGCAATTTTCTCAAAACTCGCTCGCGACACGCTTCCGGAAGTGGATGCCTTTGCGTCCCCTGACCTCGCGCTCATGGCTTGGCTCGATCATGAGGAGGCCATGTTTCGACGGCTCGAAAGGAATGTTGTCCGGGAACGGATTGAACAGGGCTTCATGAGTGGCTCGGAAGTCGATGTTGACGGATTTCTGTCTTTCTCACTGACCGTTCAAAACCGCCGCAAATCGCGAATGGGGCTATCCTTTGAGCATCATCTTGCCGCCCTGTTCGATTGTCATGGCCTGAGCTGCGCTCATCCGGGGCGGACAGAGCGTGGCAACAAGCCCGATTTCATCTTTCCCGGGCAAGCGGCCTATGCTGATCCGGCGTTTCCGGTCGACGCCCTGACGATGCTGGCGGCCAAATCGGTGTGCAAGGAGCGCTGGCGACAGGTCTTGCCAGAGGCAGACCGGATCACGTCGAAGCACCTTGTCACGATCGAACCGGGCATTTCACCCGCGCAGACTGACCAGATGCGCGCGCACGACCTGCAACTCGTCGTCCCGCAAGCGTTGCATTCCAGCTACCAGCCGCAGCAGCGGCAATGGTTGTGGCAGATTGCCGATTTTATCGCATTGGTCGCCGAACGTCAGGCCACCGCAGGCTAA
- a CDS encoding very short patch repair endonuclease produces MMAGIRSKNTRPEIIIRRGLHRRGFRFRLHVGALPGRPDLVLPRYRVVVFVNGCFWHGHLCRLFKWPKSRTQFWTDKIHANVARDVANRALLRSSGWRVGTIWECALKGPGKLPIDKVLDIASVWLRSAEPELEIAGQ; encoded by the coding sequence ATGATGGCGGGAATTCGAAGCAAGAATACCCGGCCCGAAATCATCATTCGGCGAGGGTTGCATCGGCGGGGGTTCAGATTTCGACTTCATGTCGGGGCGCTTCCGGGGCGACCTGATCTTGTATTACCGCGCTATCGAGTGGTTGTGTTTGTGAACGGCTGTTTCTGGCATGGGCATCTGTGCCGCCTCTTCAAATGGCCGAAATCTCGGACACAATTCTGGACCGACAAGATCCACGCGAATGTTGCGCGAGACGTAGCCAACCGTGCTCTGTTGAGGTCGTCTGGTTGGCGTGTCGGGACGATTTGGGAGTGTGCGTTGAAAGGGCCTGGCAAATTGCCAATCGACAAGGTGCTGGACATCGCGTCAGTATGGTTACGAAGTGCGGAACCGGAACTAGAAATTGCAGGGCAATGA